Below is a genomic region from Acetonema longum DSM 6540.
GCCAGGCGTCGCTGGAGGCGGTGGTAGTTGTAGAAATCCATGTAGTCAGTAATCATTTGCATGAGCTGTGTCCGGTCGGTGAACTTGAAGCCGTAGTAGCGTTCTCGTTTCAGGATGCCCCAAAAACCCTCCATTGGACCGTTATCAATACAATGCGCCACGCGGGACATGCTCTGCTTCATGCCTGCTTGCCGAAGTTTTTGATGAAAAACAGTGCTTGTATACTGGTAGCCCCGGTCGCTGTGAAACAGCGGGTGAGCCTTGGGCACGGCAGCAATAGCGGCATCGAAGGTATCAAAAACGAGCTTGG
It encodes:
- a CDS encoding IS3 family transposase; translated protein: KLVFDTFDAAIAAVPKAHPLFHSDRGYQYTSTVFHQKLRQAGMKQSMSRVAHCIDNGPMEGFWGILKRERYYGFKFTDRTQLMQMITDYMDFYNYHRLQRRLAIMTPVEFYHHFTLAA